From Mesobacillus jeotgali, the proteins below share one genomic window:
- a CDS encoding response regulator yields the protein MGKRDIEVLIVEDDLRIAEIQKRFIEQIEGFQAVGIAAGYVDAITLIDILKPDLLLLDVYFPDMNGLELLKELKLQSKQTDVIMITATREIEKVQEAISIGVFDYIIKPLVFERFKQSLLRYQDYHEKLSQLGKANPVVTQQQVDKLLRKEMTELDNDKSYLPKGIDPLTLEKVMEVIGKGGAGLTAESVAKEIGVSRTTARRYLEHLVSIEKIEADLTYGTVGRPERVYMSIG from the coding sequence ATGGGGAAAAGGGACATTGAAGTTCTGATTGTCGAGGATGATTTAAGGATAGCCGAAATCCAAAAGCGGTTCATCGAACAAATCGAAGGATTTCAGGCTGTCGGAATTGCAGCCGGTTATGTAGACGCAATAACCTTAATCGATATTTTAAAGCCGGATTTGCTTTTGCTCGATGTTTATTTTCCGGATATGAACGGTCTCGAATTGTTAAAGGAACTCAAGCTGCAGTCAAAGCAAACTGATGTCATTATGATCACGGCAACGAGGGAAATCGAAAAAGTACAAGAAGCGATTAGTATCGGAGTTTTCGATTATATTATCAAGCCTTTAGTGTTTGAACGATTCAAGCAATCACTGCTGAGATATCAGGATTATCATGAAAAATTATCGCAATTAGGCAAAGCCAATCCTGTCGTGACACAGCAGCAGGTTGATAAACTCCTGCGAAAAGAAATGACTGAATTGGATAATGATAAATCTTACCTTCCAAAAGGGATTGACCCGCTGACGCTTGAAAAAGTAATGGAGGTCATTGGCAAGGGTGGAGCGGGACTTACGGCGGAAAGTGTCGCAAAAGAAATTGGCGTCAGCCGGACAACCGCAAGACGGTACCTTGAACATCTTGTATCCATAGAAAAGATAGAAGCTGATCTGACCTATGGCACCGTTGGGCGGCCGGAACGGGTTTATATGAGTATAGGGTAA